Part of the Kushneria marisflavi genome, TCGAATCACCAGTACCAGCAGTGCCGCAACCGCTGCTGCGGCAATCCCCAGCAGGGGGCCGGCCGTCATTGTCTGTGTCCAACCATCCATCTTGTGTCCCCTTGAACAAACCCCCGCGCATAACGAACGTTATGACTCGAGGCATCTTACAGGAGGGGATCACCCCCGGAATCAGACTTAAGTCTATAGACTCAAGATGAATATCAATGCGGCACAGCCAGGGCTCGATCAGCGCTTGAAGACGTCAAAAAGCTCATCGCCGATCGTTGGGCACCAACGGGCCAGCACTGCGGCAATGCCTACCCCCACCAGGGTCAGCAGCGGCGGCCCCCACTCGAGCGTCGCCGCCGAGGAGATATAGAGATATAAAAAGAAAAGCATCATGACCCCGCCACCGACCAGAGCGCCGGAACGGCGACCGGCAATGACGACTGCAGCCAGCACACCCAGCGCCGGTATGGCCACGGACAGGATGCTGATTCTCGTCGACTGCTGTGCGGTGCCGGCAAATTCGTGGACCAGCCGGAGTCCGACCTGCCACAGCAGCATATAGACTGCGACCGGTGCGACAATGGCACCACTGAGTCGTCCCATGACCCCCAGTGCTGCGCCGGGCTCCTGATTATTGCCGTGATGACCGGCCATGACTGCCTCGCTTGAACGGAAAGGATAAAAGATAAGGGAGCCTTATTAGACCATCGTCCCTCGAGCGCGTTAAGCCCACCCGATCAGGGGCGAGGCCATGAAGGGTCCGAAGACGACAGCGCCGCCCCATAAAAGGGCGGCGCGACGCAAGCGATCAGCGGTAACACCTCAACGACGTGCGATGATTTCCTGCCATTTGACCGGACCCAGCGTATGCACGCTGTCGCCCCGGGTATCCACGGCCACCGTCACCGGCATGTCCTTGACGTCAAACTCGTAAATCGCCTCCATGCCAAGATCTTCAAAGGCCAGCACCTTCGATCCCTTGATCGCCTGCGCGACCAGGTAAGCTGCCCCGCCCACGGCCATCAGGTAGGCTGCCCCGTTGTCGCGGATCGCCTCGATGGCGCTCGGCCCACGCTCGGACTTGCCCACCATGCCCAGAAGACCGGTCTCTTCCAGAATGGTGCGAGTGAACTTGTCCATGCGCGTGGCGGTGGTAGGACCAGCCGGACCCACGACCTCACCTTCCATCGGGTCTACCGGACCCACGTAATAGATGAAGCGGCCCTTGAGATCGACCGGCAGCGGCTCGCCCTTCGAGATCATGTCGACCATGCGCTTGTGCGCCGCGTCACGTCCGGTCAACAGCTTGCCGGAGAGCAGCAGCGTGTCACCCGGAGACCAGGTGGCCACCTCTTCCTGGGTGATGGTGTCCAGATTGACCCGCTTGACGCCCTCGCCGGCCTCCCAGGCAATTTCCGGCCAGTCGTCGATTTCCGGCACCGGCAGGGTCGCCGGGCCGCTGCCATCGAGATGGAAGTGCACGTGACGGGTGGCGGCACAGTTGGGAATGATCGCCACCGGCTTGTTGGCCGCATGGGTCGGACAGTCCTTGACCTTGATGTCCAGCACCGTGGTCAGCCCCCCCAGCCCCTGGGCGCCGATGCCCAGGCGATTGACCTTCTCAAACAGCTCCAGCCGCAGTTCCTCGGCCCGGTTCGACGACCCGCGCGCCTGCAGATCCTGAATATCGATCGGATCAAGCAGCGACTCCTTGGCCATCTTCATCGCCTGCTCGGCGGTGCCGCCAATACCGATGCCCAGCATGCCCGGCGGGCACCAGCCGGCGCCCATCTTCGGCACCTGCTCGAGCACCCAGTCCACCACGCTGTCAGAGGGGTTGAGCATGGCGAACTTCGATTTCGCTTCACTGCCGCCGCCCTTGGCCGCCACGTGGATCTCGACCTGATCCCCCGGTACCAGACGATGGTGGATGATGGCCGGCGTATTGTCCTTCGTATTGCGACGCGCACCGTCCGGATCTTCGAGAATCGAGGCGCGCAGGATGTTGTCCGGATGGTTGTAGGCTCGACGCACGCCTTCGTTGATCATGTCATCCAGGCTCATGTCCGCCTCCCACTGCACGTTCATGCCCACGTTGATAAACACGGTCACGATGCCGGTGTCCTGACAGATGGGACGATGGCCGGTGGCGCACATGCGCGAATTGATCAGGATCTGGGCGATGGCATCACGCGCAGCGGGATTTTCCTCACGCTGATACGCCTGATGCATGGCATCGATAAAATCCTTGGGGTGGTAATAGGAGATGTACTGCAGCGCATCGGTGACGCTGTCGATCAGGTCATTCTGGCGAATCACGGTCATGACACGGTTTTCCTTGTTCCTTTCGATTCTCATGCAGCGCCGGTCGGACAGGCGCTACCCGGTCGAAGTGAGTCTCTCGGTGACCGGCGCATCATACGCCTGTCTGCCCCCTGCGACGAGTCGTCAGGGGGCAGCAGGTCAATCGAAGCAGAACGCCGCGAGACGTTACATGCCGAGCAGGTTGGGCAGCCCCAGCGAGATAAAGGGCACGTAAGTGATCAGCAGGAGGAAGCTGATCAGCAGCAAAAGCCACGGGCTGGAGGCACGAATGACGGCCGTCAGTGGCTGACCGGTCACGGCCGAGGCCACGAACAGGTTGAGCCCGGTCGGTGGCGTAAGCATACCGATCTCCATGTTGACCACCATGATGATACCCAGGTGAACCGGATCGATTCCCAGCTGCATGGCAATCGGGAACAGAATCGGCGCCAGGATCAGAATGATCGCCGATGGCTCCATGAAGCTGCCCGCCACCAGCAGAATAATGTTGACCACCAGCAAAAACGCGATCGGCGAGAACTGCTGATCCACCACCCAGGCCGTGATTGCCTGCGGAATCTGCTCGGTCGTCAGCACGTGGGCAAAAAGCATGGCGTTGGCGATGATGAACATCAGCACGATGCTCAGTTTCGCCGCTTCCAGAATGACCTTCGGGCATTCACGCCAGCTGATGTCGCGATAGACGACCAGCGCCACAAACGCCGCATAGACGGCGGCCACGGCGGCGGCTTCTGTCGGTGTGAACATGCCGGTATAGATACCGCCCAGAATGATCACGATCAGCAACAGTCCCCAGAAGGACTTGCGCGCCAGCACCAGCGTCTCTCTCAGGGGAACCCGCGGCAGGGCCGGCATCTTCTTGATGCGCGCGATGATGTAGATCGCGATCATCAACAGAAGGCCCAGCATCAGACCCGGCACCACACCGGCCATGAACAGCTTGCCCACCGAGGTTTCGGTGGCCGCACCGTAGACCACCATCACGATCGAAGGCGGAATCAGAATGCCCAGCGTCCCGGCGTTGCAGACGATGCCGGTGGCAAACGACTGCGTATAGCCCGAGCGCACCATGCCGGCAATGACCACCGAACCGACCGCGGCCACGGTGGCCGGCGATGAGCCGGAAAGTGCAGCAAAGAGCACGCAGGCCATGACCGAGGCGATCGGCAATCCGCCCCGGAAATGTCCCACGCAGGCGTTGGCGAAGTCGATCAATCGCCGTGCCACGCCGCCGCTGGTCATGAAAGCGCCGGAGAGCAGGAAAAACGGGATCGCCAGCAGCGTATAGTGCTCGGAAGTTTCAAAGAGCTTGATGGCCAGCGAGCGAATCGAATCCTGACTGAACAGCAAAATGGTCAGCGCACCGGAAAGCCCCAGCGACACCGCGATCGGCACACTCAAGAACAGCAGTACGAACAGGGCGATAAACAAAAAGGCGATGGTCATGACCGTGACTCCTTCGAGACGTCGGGATGGACATCGGTCGCCAGCTTGAGCGCATCGGCGGCTTCATCTGCCATCTGCAAACCGTTTTGCTCACCGCGCATCGTCAGCACAAAGGCCTCTACAAGGCGGGCAATCACCAGCGCAAACCCGAGCGGCACGATCATCGCGATATGCCACTGCATGACGTGAAACTCGTCGAGATCCTCGGCGCCAAGCCCGGCACCATGCAATGCCGCCACCCAGTCATAGCTCGATACCATCATCAGCACGGCGTATCCCAGCACAACCAGCAGTACGAGAATCGAGCAGACCCGGCGCAGCGGCGCGCTGAAGGTCCGCACCAGCAGATCAACGCCGATATGGGCACCGGTACGAATGCCATAGGAGATCCCCAGAAAGATCAGCCAGCCGAAGCAGGCACGTGTCAGCGCCGAACTCCAGGTCATCGCCTGGGCGGTATCGAGCAGCACATCGCCAATGGCAAACAGCGGGCCCTCCAGCGCCGGGAAGGCATCGGCGCCGGCGTAGAACACCACATAAAGATTATTGAACATCACGTAGACAAACGTGATCAGCGTCATGGCCGTTAAAAAGAGGGCCACCAGGCCCTCTTCGAGATGGTTCCAGAGATTGAGCAGTGTCTTCATTGCCATGACTCCCGTGGCATTGCCCTATCAGCCCGCACTGTTGGCATTTTCA contains:
- a CDS encoding TRAP transporter small permease, with translation MKTLLNLWNHLEEGLVALFLTAMTLITFVYVMFNNLYVVFYAGADAFPALEGPLFAIGDVLLDTAQAMTWSSALTRACFGWLIFLGISYGIRTGAHIGVDLLVRTFSAPLRRVCSILVLLVVLGYAVLMMVSSYDWVAALHGAGLGAEDLDEFHVMQWHIAMIVPLGFALVIARLVEAFVLTMRGEQNGLQMADEAADALKLATDVHPDVSKESRS
- a CDS encoding TRAP transporter large permease gives rise to the protein MTIAFLFIALFVLLFLSVPIAVSLGLSGALTILLFSQDSIRSLAIKLFETSEHYTLLAIPFFLLSGAFMTSGGVARRLIDFANACVGHFRGGLPIASVMACVLFAALSGSSPATVAAVGSVVIAGMVRSGYTQSFATGIVCNAGTLGILIPPSIVMVVYGAATETSVGKLFMAGVVPGLMLGLLLMIAIYIIARIKKMPALPRVPLRETLVLARKSFWGLLLIVIILGGIYTGMFTPTEAAAVAAVYAAFVALVVYRDISWRECPKVILEAAKLSIVLMFIIANAMLFAHVLTTEQIPQAITAWVVDQQFSPIAFLLVVNIILLVAGSFMEPSAIILILAPILFPIAMQLGIDPVHLGIIMVVNMEIGMLTPPTGLNLFVASAVTGQPLTAVIRASSPWLLLLISFLLLITYVPFISLGLPNLLGM
- a CDS encoding fumarate hydratase; the protein is MTVIRQNDLIDSVTDALQYISYYHPKDFIDAMHQAYQREENPAARDAIAQILINSRMCATGHRPICQDTGIVTVFINVGMNVQWEADMSLDDMINEGVRRAYNHPDNILRASILEDPDGARRNTKDNTPAIIHHRLVPGDQVEIHVAAKGGGSEAKSKFAMLNPSDSVVDWVLEQVPKMGAGWCPPGMLGIGIGGTAEQAMKMAKESLLDPIDIQDLQARGSSNRAEELRLELFEKVNRLGIGAQGLGGLTTVLDIKVKDCPTHAANKPVAIIPNCAATRHVHFHLDGSGPATLPVPEIDDWPEIAWEAGEGVKRVNLDTITQEEVATWSPGDTLLLSGKLLTGRDAAHKRMVDMISKGEPLPVDLKGRFIYYVGPVDPMEGEVVGPAGPTTATRMDKFTRTILEETGLLGMVGKSERGPSAIEAIRDNGAAYLMAVGGAAYLVAQAIKGSKVLAFEDLGMEAIYEFDVKDMPVTVAVDTRGDSVHTLGPVKWQEIIARR